One Anaerohalosphaeraceae bacterium DNA window includes the following coding sequences:
- a CDS encoding right-handed parallel beta-helix repeat-containing protein, translated as MFGRTFAKGLAGLIAALMAAATAGELNPSAPPTSGTMKPLDQVEPRTAVCAANTPGDGSYAYVISQPGSYYLVWDVIVTVNKGGIRIAADHVTLDLMGFRVENTFVGPKVADGIAITGGTRKNIVIKNGTIRAFRYGIFNSSVSDADIQILGVTVLNNVGYGICLNTSIADSGGGIIVRDCIAEDNGMTGILVGNSAKVECCTANRNQTGIAAGEGGIIRGCNTSYNAQVGIVAGENNLVENNVSSRNGQSGITANSTSTIRGNSVFSNGDYGIFAGYGSVVTDNTARSNQNHGIRAYSACVLSGNTCSNNQTSGIFVIAGSTVVRNSAYMNQQNGIYASGCLVDQNTCVNNNQIGSSYVNLYTSGCTLGINHAP; from the coding sequence ATGTTTGGCAGGACATTTGCAAAAGGGCTGGCGGGGTTGATAGCAGCGTTGATGGCGGCGGCGACGGCGGGTGAATTGAATCCCTCGGCTCCGCCCACGAGCGGGACGATGAAGCCCCTGGACCAGGTTGAGCCCCGCACCGCGGTTTGTGCGGCCAATACGCCGGGTGACGGCTCCTATGCGTATGTGATTTCACAGCCGGGCAGCTATTATCTGGTGTGGGATGTTATTGTCACCGTCAACAAAGGCGGGATTCGAATTGCGGCCGACCATGTGACGCTCGATTTGATGGGCTTCCGGGTTGAAAATACCTTTGTCGGCCCAAAAGTGGCGGATGGAATCGCCATAACGGGAGGGACGAGAAAAAATATTGTCATCAAAAACGGAACCATCCGCGCCTTTCGTTACGGAATCTTCAACAGCTCTGTCAGTGACGCGGATATTCAGATTCTGGGGGTTACCGTCCTCAACAATGTCGGCTACGGGATTTGCCTGAATACCAGCATCGCCGATTCCGGCGGCGGAATCATTGTTCGAGACTGCATCGCGGAAGACAACGGCATGACCGGAATCTTGGTAGGCAACAGCGCAAAGGTGGAATGCTGCACGGCCAATCGGAATCAGACGGGGATTGCCGCCGGCGAAGGCGGCATCATTCGCGGGTGCAATACGTCTTACAATGCGCAGGTCGGCATTGTAGCCGGAGAAAATAATCTGGTGGAGAACAATGTCAGCAGCCGCAACGGACAAAGCGGGATTACGGCCAACTCGACCTCCACCATTCGCGGCAACAGTGTTTTTTCCAACGGCGACTATGGGATTTTTGCCGGCTACGGCAGTGTTGTGACGGACAATACCGCCCGGTCGAATCAGAACCACGGGATTCGTGCCTATAGTGCGTGTGTTCTCAGCGGCAATACATGCTCCAACAATCAGACCAGCGGTATCTTTGTCATTGCGGGTTCGACGGTCGTCAGGAATTCGGCCTATATGAATCAGCAGAACGGCATTTACGCCTCCGGGTGTCTGGTGGATCAGAACACGTGTGTGAACAACAATCAAATCGGTAGCAGCTATGTGAACCTCTATACCTCCGGCTGCACGCTCGGAATCAATCATGCCCCGTAG
- the dnaA gene encoding chromosomal replication initiator protein DnaA: protein MEAVFTEEINAIQDHLARQIGAQQYQIWFRNATRLTLREECLEIAVANPFISQWIQSHFEKPLQKAMEAVLHQKRPIQYITDRTLSPAAKPNGAVNGSVAAPKANASAAKRTEPLKMSLDTFVVGAKNELAYNAAKTVVEQEKSPFNPLFYHGGYGVGKTHLLQGICNEIARRRPHAKWLYLSAEDFANQYVLALKTRKLDAFRNRFRNLDLLAIDDIHFLSNKNAMQEEFLHTFNSIDLAGKQIVLASDAHPKEIGALCEKLVNRFVSGMVIRIDPPDFDTRCRILMHRAKRMGQPLRKEVAEYIAGAISSSVRELEGALLKVTAYSTLTQKAITLEEVRQILSEHIARTDPVVHNSDIVSVVAEFFDLKPADIHSARKERTVSLARSLAMYLTRRFTKMSFPEIGKAMGNKNHATVILACRKIEEALERNTPLRWRSAAGFRSVPAKELLERLIEKIS, encoded by the coding sequence ATGGAGGCCGTCTTCACGGAAGAAATCAATGCGATTCAGGACCATCTGGCCCGCCAGATTGGTGCTCAGCAATATCAAATTTGGTTTCGCAATGCGACGCGTCTGACACTCCGGGAAGAGTGTCTGGAAATCGCCGTGGCCAATCCGTTTATCTCGCAGTGGATTCAAAGCCACTTTGAAAAGCCGCTGCAGAAGGCGATGGAGGCGGTTCTGCATCAGAAACGTCCGATTCAGTACATCACCGACCGCACGCTCAGTCCTGCGGCCAAGCCGAACGGAGCCGTCAACGGCTCCGTCGCTGCGCCCAAAGCGAACGCATCCGCCGCCAAACGCACCGAACCGCTGAAAATGAGTCTGGATACGTTTGTCGTCGGGGCCAAAAATGAGCTGGCTTACAATGCGGCTAAAACGGTGGTTGAACAGGAGAAAAGTCCGTTCAATCCCCTATTTTATCACGGCGGATATGGAGTAGGCAAAACACACCTGCTTCAGGGCATCTGCAACGAAATCGCCCGCCGGCGTCCGCACGCTAAATGGCTGTATCTGTCGGCGGAGGACTTTGCCAATCAATATGTTCTGGCTCTGAAAACACGAAAACTCGACGCCTTTCGAAACCGCTTTCGCAATCTGGACCTTTTGGCTATCGACGATATCCACTTTTTGTCCAACAAAAACGCGATGCAGGAAGAATTTCTGCATACGTTCAACAGCATCGATTTGGCAGGCAAGCAGATTGTGCTGGCGTCAGATGCCCACCCGAAGGAAATCGGGGCCCTGTGCGAGAAACTGGTTAACCGATTCGTCTCGGGGATGGTGATTCGGATTGACCCGCCGGATTTCGATACGCGCTGTCGGATTCTGATGCACCGGGCGAAACGAATGGGCCAGCCGCTTCGCAAAGAGGTGGCCGAATACATTGCCGGCGCTATCAGTTCGAGTGTGCGCGAGCTGGAGGGGGCTCTGCTGAAGGTGACGGCCTACAGCACGCTTACACAAAAAGCCATCACGCTCGAGGAGGTCCGGCAAATCCTATCGGAGCACATCGCCCGCACCGACCCGGTGGTGCACAACTCCGACATCGTGTCCGTTGTGGCGGAGTTTTTCGACCTGAAGCCTGCGGATATTCACTCGGCCCGGAAAGAACGGACGGTCTCGCTGGCCCGTTCGCTGGCGATGTATCTGACGCGGCGGTTTACCAAGATGTCGTTTCCGGAAATCGGCAAGGCGATGGGCAACAAGAATCACGCCACGGTCATTCTGGCCTGCCGGAAGATTGAGGAGGCCCTCGAGCGGAATACGCCGCTTCGGTGGCGCAGCGCGGCGGGTTTTCGTTCCGTGCCCGCCAAGGAGCTGCTCGAGCGGCTCATCGAAAAAATCTCCTGA
- a CDS encoding carboxypeptidase regulatory-like domain-containing protein: MKDSCRDIRELLAERLLGPLAPAQLERLERHLEGCAACRQLAQRLEKHDRYLSDWSQMMRAYLSDKAERAAEAFLAAGPIRQTRPLRWGWIVSAAAVVMAGAAVWLIQPSRKDIEFRHELFKGKEIVSEPAPADRISAVPVVRNQGQLEEQTKIQLRQARYFFETKNIPALAALFQTGTQPARLAVLDYLAQINTPEALRVLEDLQKQSAPPPAEPNQHSAIVPRAGSVPGAAKKQTEPPAAAVEPARPVWFDPNAVDADNWRTGVLGIQVIDAVTGEPIPGAELKFDIGPKINIPKTAFTNQFGRYELNYYESKIAFLDVEIRKKPYLGAQLYWGMNSPVDTLVLPLQRRVSLRQGCAVGGRVETIDGKPVEGAAIDFSFHRTGREEEYPLVEDAGLKTDADGRWELQTFPCDLDYGTFDMNVQHPEYVPEKPFSIQPLPEDLRNKTFLVRMKQGLVISGQVTDSQGRPIEGARVFAGADRFVQGVKETKTDADGRYRLTNCTIQNLTITVTARGYAPVLQELSVEENLQNVNFILSPGYQVLVRVIDSKGYPHQVQTDAMGFCTLEDLPPDEVRFSVRKEGYAFYHGYPITASEQNRYEIVLYPTGKLTGRVLDAQTGLPVERFQMTPGIDWNNSQQPIWQNSQRRICTNGVYEQLLYYQDVGWAVQIEAEGYWPAQSKVYINQGRDIVEDIFLAKERGPAGTVYLPDGAPAESAEVYVVQQGRSLALENGYVRDSTRRAARTDSEGRFELPPVSPPYNLIILHEVGYGEISDEAFEQNLPITLQPWGRVEGTVYQNNKPAPNQKISLWGIRSPMRR, encoded by the coding sequence ATGAAGGACTCCTGCCGCGACATTCGCGAACTTCTTGCAGAACGGCTGCTGGGGCCGCTTGCTCCGGCGCAGCTGGAGCGGCTCGAACGGCATCTGGAGGGGTGTGCTGCCTGCCGACAGCTTGCCCAGCGGCTGGAAAAACACGACCGGTATCTTTCGGATTGGAGCCAAATGATGCGTGCCTATTTGTCAGACAAGGCGGAACGGGCCGCGGAGGCCTTTCTGGCGGCCGGACCCATTCGGCAGACCCGTCCGCTCCGCTGGGGCTGGATTGTTTCGGCGGCGGCGGTGGTGATGGCAGGGGCGGCCGTTTGGCTGATCCAGCCCAGCCGCAAAGACATCGAATTCCGGCACGAACTGTTCAAAGGGAAAGAAATTGTGTCGGAACCGGCTCCTGCCGACCGGATTTCCGCTGTGCCGGTCGTACGAAATCAGGGGCAGCTGGAGGAACAGACGAAAATCCAGCTCCGGCAGGCCCGGTATTTCTTTGAGACGAAAAATATCCCGGCCCTGGCGGCGCTGTTTCAGACCGGCACGCAGCCGGCCCGCCTGGCGGTGCTGGATTATCTGGCTCAAATCAATACGCCCGAGGCCCTGCGGGTACTGGAAGACCTGCAGAAACAGTCTGCTCCGCCGCCCGCCGAGCCCAATCAGCATTCTGCGATTGTGCCCCGCGCCGGTTCGGTGCCGGGTGCTGCGAAAAAGCAGACCGAACCGCCGGCCGCAGCTGTCGAACCAGCCCGACCGGTTTGGTTTGATCCCAATGCAGTCGATGCCGACAACTGGCGGACCGGTGTGCTGGGCATTCAGGTCATCGATGCCGTCACCGGCGAACCTATTCCCGGCGCAGAGCTGAAGTTTGATATAGGTCCCAAAATAAACATTCCCAAAACCGCCTTTACCAATCAGTTCGGCCGGTATGAACTGAATTATTATGAGTCGAAGATTGCCTTTCTCGATGTAGAGATACGCAAAAAACCCTATCTCGGAGCTCAGCTGTACTGGGGCATGAATTCTCCCGTCGATACGTTGGTTCTGCCGCTTCAGAGGCGGGTTTCTCTTCGGCAGGGATGTGCCGTGGGCGGCCGAGTGGAAACGATTGATGGCAAACCGGTGGAAGGGGCGGCAATCGATTTTTCCTTTCATCGAACCGGCCGAGAGGAAGAATATCCTCTGGTTGAGGATGCCGGGCTCAAAACTGATGCAGACGGAAGATGGGAACTCCAAACCTTCCCATGCGATTTAGACTATGGAACCTTCGATATGAACGTACAGCATCCGGAGTATGTTCCGGAAAAGCCGTTCAGCATTCAGCCGCTGCCGGAGGATTTGCGGAATAAGACGTTTCTGGTCCGAATGAAGCAGGGACTTGTTATCTCGGGTCAGGTGACGGATTCTCAAGGCCGTCCGATTGAGGGAGCCCGTGTCTTTGCAGGGGCAGACCGATTTGTGCAGGGTGTAAAAGAAACAAAAACCGATGCGGACGGTCGCTACAGACTGACAAACTGCACGATTCAAAATCTGACCATAACAGTAACCGCACGCGGGTATGCTCCGGTCCTGCAGGAGCTGAGCGTTGAAGAGAATCTTCAGAATGTGAATTTTATCCTGAGTCCCGGATATCAGGTTCTTGTGCGAGTCATCGACTCGAAAGGATATCCTCACCAGGTCCAGACGGATGCGATGGGATTCTGCACCCTCGAAGATTTGCCGCCGGATGAAGTGAGGTTTTCGGTCCGGAAGGAAGGATATGCTTTTTATCATGGTTATCCGATAACCGCGTCAGAGCAGAATCGGTATGAGATTGTTCTTTACCCGACAGGCAAACTGACCGGCCGCGTGCTGGATGCCCAAACCGGTCTTCCGGTGGAGCGGTTTCAGATGACGCCCGGGATTGACTGGAATAACAGCCAGCAGCCCATTTGGCAAAACAGCCAGAGAAGAATTTGTACGAATGGAGTCTATGAACAGCTGCTGTATTATCAGGATGTCGGCTGGGCGGTTCAGATTGAGGCCGAGGGATATTGGCCTGCCCAAAGCAAGGTCTATATCAATCAGGGCCGAGACATCGTCGAGGATATCTTTCTCGCGAAAGAGCGGGGACCTGCCGGAACCGTGTATCTGCCGGACGGAGCACCTGCCGAATCAGCGGAGGTGTATGTCGTTCAGCAGGGCCGCTCTCTTGCACTGGAGAATGGATATGTCCGGGATTCGACCCGACGGGCGGCCCGTACCGATTCAGAAGGCCGGTTTGAGCTGCCGCCGGTATCTCCTCCTTATAATTTGATTATTCTGCATGAGGTCGGCTATGGAGAGATTTCCGATGAAGCCTTTGAACAAAACCTTCCTATCACCCTGCAGCCCTGGGGTCGTGTGGAAGGAACGGTCTATCAAAACAACAAACCCGCCCCCAATCAGAAGATTTCTCTGTGGGGCATTCGAAGTCCGATGCGGCGCTGA
- a CDS encoding sigma-70 family RNA polymerase sigma factor, with amino-acid sequence MQQAQQGSRQAYADLIRTYYGSVYMVCLGYLGNPADAEDTAQEVFLKGYTKIRTLRRPEQFEGWIRRIAKNESRNFLRRRRKETSLFSFPAEIFAAKDCLETSYEELQSAIAGMPADLRVPLLMYYFDGRKADHVAQALGVSRISIYRRLKEAVGLLGEVLRKGREG; translated from the coding sequence GTGCAGCAGGCCCAGCAGGGCAGCCGGCAGGCCTATGCGGATCTTATCCGGACATACTATGGGTCTGTCTATATGGTTTGTTTGGGGTATTTGGGAAATCCGGCGGATGCGGAGGATACGGCTCAGGAGGTTTTTTTGAAAGGATATACGAAAATTCGAACCCTCCGCCGTCCTGAACAGTTTGAGGGATGGATTCGACGGATTGCCAAAAATGAATCCCGAAATTTCCTTCGCCGCCGGAGGAAAGAGACGTCCTTGTTTTCTTTTCCGGCGGAGATTTTTGCCGCAAAAGATTGTTTGGAAACATCTTACGAAGAACTTCAATCGGCGATTGCCGGGATGCCGGCGGATTTGCGCGTGCCTTTGCTGATGTACTATTTTGACGGCCGCAAAGCCGACCACGTGGCCCAGGCCCTCGGGGTGTCCCGCATCAGCATTTATCGGCGGCTCAAAGAGGCCGTCGGGCTGCTGGGCGAGGTGCTCCGGAAAGGACGGGAAGGATGA
- a CDS encoding prepilin-type N-terminal cleavage/methylation domain-containing protein has product MKRKGFTLIELLVVTAVLALLLSILTPALRKARAYGRALVSLSNTRQWGMGAMMFAAENSNFLPWEGNKDENLGDNFFNPKWWANAVPPMLGQEPYRSISEQAVQSGGTVPLPPCKSSIFIDPAARFPEGFTRSAVRFYDSIANYEYQLFFCYVWNSEMNNGPTASVLDDMEEVNLTRIRQPGQTVLMLEMRTTNDELDKSDYNYYRTRSLLGRHRGDWKRFARRHLKGGHIVFCDGHAERVDYERATTNRQGSRNPDYPGGNWNQTDLIWNAFGPSIK; this is encoded by the coding sequence ATGAAGCGAAAAGGATTTACGCTGATAGAACTGCTGGTGGTCACGGCCGTGCTGGCGCTGCTGCTGAGTATCCTCACACCGGCCCTGCGCAAAGCCCGGGCCTACGGCAGGGCTTTGGTCAGTCTTTCCAACACGCGGCAGTGGGGAATGGGCGCGATGATGTTTGCGGCCGAGAACAGCAATTTCCTTCCCTGGGAGGGCAACAAAGACGAAAACCTGGGTGACAATTTCTTCAATCCGAAATGGTGGGCCAACGCCGTTCCGCCGATGCTGGGCCAGGAACCCTACCGAAGCATCAGTGAACAGGCAGTTCAAAGCGGGGGGACCGTTCCGCTGCCGCCGTGCAAGTCGAGCATTTTTATTGACCCGGCGGCCCGTTTCCCGGAGGGTTTTACCCGCAGCGCCGTGCGGTTTTATGACAGCATTGCCAATTATGAATATCAGCTTTTCTTCTGCTATGTCTGGAACTCGGAGATGAACAACGGACCGACCGCCAGTGTGCTGGATGATATGGAAGAGGTCAATCTGACCCGGATTCGCCAGCCCGGCCAGACGGTCCTGATGCTCGAAATGCGCACGACCAACGACGAACTGGACAAGTCGGATTACAATTATTATCGAACCCGTTCGCTGCTGGGCCGGCACCGCGGCGACTGGAAGCGGTTCGCCCGGCGTCATCTCAAAGGCGGCCATATTGTCTTCTGCGACGGGCATGCGGAACGCGTGGATTATGAACGGGCGACAACCAACCGACAGGGCTCGCGGAATCCGGATTACCCCGGCGGAAACTGGAATCAGACGGACTTGATTTGGAATGCCTTCGGCCCGTCAATTAAATGA
- a CDS encoding lamin tail domain-containing protein, translating to MKKVMVLVLGVLLGGAAGARMVITEWMYSGVNGEFVEFTNVGTTSVDMTGWSFDDNSRTPGSVDLSAFGLVSPGESVILTEADAAAFRTAWGLGASVKIIGNLTHNLGRNDEINLYDAGGVLIARLTYGDQDFPGTIRTQNTSGNVPSSDFDKQTVQASWVLSSVGDSYNSRQSAGGDIGNPGFYPLAGTVIPVGGLIVNEYSAVGSEKYLGSELYADANEVDVYFQALADGKHPGKLTGVLPNGRIQGNGSDWIELVVTRDGLDIRGWEIRWAETDKIGAPEADGTDIWYGDGMVEQGILKFSNHPVWSNLRAGTILTLVQEHTIYVDTVNGNRTYQVAPGQTQAVIHLGTDLSFNPAAGDWWLNVSVRQEAEKTDPNARLVTSVHNVLNHAVWDFGVGNDNWEARIVDAAGRLIWGPVGEHLGPQYWGGAGLSSTEVARLEADPSASVTGASFDDASSSSFGMANRWAEMVQNFRLLRGPYRPADCYETLALGYGSPLDVNRDCRIDLTDFAGFASVWMKCVDPEDASCSTPWAN from the coding sequence ATGAAAAAGGTTATGGTGCTTGTTTTGGGTGTTCTTCTGGGCGGTGCAGCCGGTGCTCGGATGGTGATAACGGAATGGATGTACAGCGGCGTCAACGGAGAATTTGTGGAGTTTACCAATGTCGGTACGACGTCGGTGGATATGACCGGCTGGAGTTTTGATGACAACAGCCGCACGCCCGGCAGCGTCGATTTGAGCGCATTCGGTCTGGTCTCACCCGGCGAGTCTGTGATTTTGACCGAGGCCGATGCGGCGGCGTTCCGGACGGCTTGGGGGCTGGGGGCGTCTGTGAAAATCATCGGCAATCTGACGCACAATCTCGGGCGAAATGACGAAATCAATCTCTATGACGCCGGCGGAGTGCTGATAGCCCGTCTGACCTACGGCGACCAGGACTTTCCGGGCACGATTCGCACGCAGAATACCAGCGGAAATGTTCCGTCATCCGATTTTGACAAGCAGACGGTTCAGGCATCCTGGGTGCTTTCTTCGGTCGGCGATTCGTACAATTCCCGACAGTCCGCCGGCGGCGATATCGGAAATCCCGGCTTTTATCCATTGGCCGGAACAGTGATTCCGGTCGGCGGCCTGATTGTCAATGAGTACAGCGCCGTCGGCTCGGAAAAATACCTCGGCAGCGAGCTGTATGCGGATGCAAACGAGGTGGATGTGTACTTTCAGGCCCTGGCGGACGGCAAACATCCGGGCAAACTGACCGGTGTGCTTCCGAACGGCCGCATCCAGGGCAACGGCAGCGACTGGATCGAACTGGTGGTGACGCGCGACGGCTTGGATATCCGCGGCTGGGAAATCCGCTGGGCCGAGACAGACAAAATCGGGGCTCCGGAGGCTGACGGAACGGATATCTGGTACGGCGACGGAATGGTGGAGCAGGGCATTCTCAAGTTTTCCAATCACCCCGTCTGGTCCAACCTTCGGGCCGGAACGATTCTGACGCTGGTGCAGGAACACACCATCTATGTGGATACCGTCAACGGCAACCGGACCTATCAGGTCGCTCCCGGTCAGACGCAGGCGGTGATTCATCTGGGAACGGATTTAAGTTTCAACCCGGCTGCGGGCGACTGGTGGCTCAATGTGAGTGTGCGTCAGGAAGCCGAAAAAACCGACCCCAACGCCCGGCTGGTGACCTCCGTTCACAATGTGCTCAATCACGCCGTGTGGGATTTCGGCGTGGGCAATGATAACTGGGAAGCGCGGATTGTGGATGCAGCGGGACGTCTGATTTGGGGGCCGGTCGGCGAACATCTGGGGCCGCAGTACTGGGGCGGCGCGGGGTTGAGCTCCACCGAAGTCGCCCGGCTGGAAGCCGACCCGTCGGCGTCCGTAACCGGTGCGTCCTTTGATGATGCCTCCTCGAGCTCTTTCGGAATGGCCAATCGATGGGCGGAGATGGTTCAGAACTTTCGCCTGCTGCGGGGACCGTATCGGCCGGCGGATTGTTATGAAACCCTCGCACTGGGCTACGGCAGTCCGCTCGATGTCAATCGGGACTGCCGGATTGACCTGACGGACTTTGCAGGGTTTGCCTCGGTGTGGATGAAATGTGTGGATCCGGAGGATGCCTCCTGCTCGACACCCTGGGCGAATTAA
- a CDS encoding lamin tail domain-containing protein, protein MKRVLAGMMLLAAAVQSKAGIFITEWMYDGPGGEFVEFTNIGSTAVDMTGWSFDDDSRTPGSVNLSVFGLLAPGESAILTEANPAAFRTAWNLGAQIKIIGNLTHNLGRRDEINLYDSQGSLVDRLTYGDDTIGGPRTQNCSGNILVQNLGGNLAAAAVRSAVGDAFGSYASGGGAVGNPGYYYAAIPEPATMGILGVGLAMILGLRRRG, encoded by the coding sequence ATGAAAAGAGTTCTGGCGGGAATGATGCTGCTGGCGGCGGCCGTACAGTCCAAGGCGGGAATCTTTATTACCGAATGGATGTACGACGGGCCGGGCGGCGAGTTTGTGGAGTTTACCAACATCGGTTCGACGGCTGTCGATATGACCGGCTGGAGCTTTGATGACGACAGCCGGACTCCCGGCAGTGTGAATCTGAGCGTTTTCGGACTTCTGGCTCCGGGCGAATCGGCGATTCTGACGGAAGCAAATCCGGCGGCGTTTCGGACGGCCTGGAATCTGGGGGCTCAGATCAAAATCATCGGCAATCTGACGCACAATCTGGGCCGACGGGATGAAATCAATCTGTATGACAGCCAGGGCAGTCTGGTCGATCGGCTCACCTACGGCGACGACACCATCGGCGGACCCCGCACCCAGAATTGCAGCGGCAACATTCTTGTGCAGAATCTGGGCGGAAATCTGGCAGCGGCCGCGGTACGGTCCGCTGTCGGCGATGCCTTCGGTTCCTATGCCTCCGGCGGAGGGGCTGTGGGCAATCCCGGTTATTACTATGCCGCCATTCCTGAACCTGCCACGATGGGAATTCTTGGAGTTGGTCTTGCGATGATTCTCGGGCTTCGGCGCCGCGGATAA
- the nadB gene encoding L-aspartate oxidase, whose amino-acid sequence MPSKQPEFRRYLVPIDSLSTQQFFTDCLVIGSGIAGLRAAIEAAGCGASVTLVCKGTLADSNTWNAQGGIAAVVRNEDSIESHIADTMATGAGLCEPEVVRQVVSEGPALIRELLDWGTEFDKTNGILDATLEGGHSHPRVIHSHGDSTGRGIAEGLIRKLHSMPQIRILEHFFAIDLLTNDENECLGVIGHRAGNALQIIWAARTILATGGAGRLYRETTNPENATGDGLAMAYRAGAVLRDLEFMQFHPTTLYIAGASRALITETLRGEGAILRDRDGNAFMKDYHPDAELAPRDVVSRAILDRMLKTNSTHVYLDIRHFDKEHFRKRFPVISELCESFDIDISREMIPVRPSAHYLIGGVKVDRNAASNIANLYVCGEAASTGLHGANRLGSNSLLEGLVYGRIAGRHAAEGLKRPRTHLRPKRIEFHIAHSGRSHLDTDDVRNSLRALMWRNVGITRRETPLVEAQEIIRFWQRYVMDKVFDTPFGWECQNMLTLALLMARAAEERKESRGVHFRQDYPSPDNDHFLRHIELSR is encoded by the coding sequence ATGCCTTCGAAGCAGCCGGAATTTCGGCGGTATCTGGTGCCGATTGACAGCTTGTCCACGCAGCAGTTCTTTACGGACTGTCTGGTTATCGGCTCGGGCATAGCGGGACTGCGTGCGGCCATCGAGGCGGCCGGATGCGGCGCTTCGGTGACGCTGGTCTGCAAGGGAACGCTGGCCGATTCGAATACCTGGAATGCGCAGGGCGGGATTGCCGCCGTGGTGCGGAATGAAGACAGCATCGAAAGCCACATCGCCGACACCATGGCGACCGGCGCCGGCCTGTGTGAGCCCGAGGTTGTCCGGCAGGTCGTTTCGGAAGGCCCGGCCCTCATTCGGGAACTGCTGGACTGGGGGACGGAATTCGACAAAACCAACGGGATTCTGGACGCCACACTCGAAGGCGGCCATTCGCACCCGCGCGTCATCCACTCCCACGGCGACTCCACCGGCCGCGGCATCGCCGAAGGCCTGATTCGAAAACTGCATTCGATGCCGCAAATCCGCATCCTCGAGCACTTCTTCGCCATTGACCTTTTGACCAATGACGAAAATGAATGCCTGGGCGTTATCGGGCATCGGGCGGGCAACGCCCTGCAAATCATCTGGGCGGCCCGAACGATTCTGGCCACCGGCGGCGCCGGCCGGCTGTATCGGGAAACCACTAACCCGGAAAACGCCACCGGCGACGGGCTGGCGATGGCCTATCGCGCGGGGGCGGTCCTGCGGGACCTGGAGTTTATGCAGTTTCACCCGACAACGCTGTATATCGCCGGCGCTTCGCGTGCCCTGATTACCGAGACGCTGCGCGGCGAAGGCGCCATCCTGCGCGACCGCGACGGAAACGCCTTTATGAAAGACTACCACCCGGATGCGGAGCTGGCCCCGCGCGATGTCGTCAGTCGGGCCATCCTCGACCGGATGCTCAAGACCAACTCGACTCATGTCTATCTGGATATCCGGCACTTTGACAAAGAGCATTTCCGCAAGCGCTTTCCGGTCATCAGCGAACTGTGCGAATCCTTTGACATCGACATCAGCCGGGAGATGATCCCCGTGCGTCCCAGCGCCCATTATCTCATCGGCGGGGTCAAGGTGGACCGAAACGCCGCTTCGAACATTGCCAACCTTTATGTCTGCGGCGAAGCGGCCTCTACCGGACTGCACGGGGCCAACCGGCTGGGGAGCAACTCGCTGCTGGAAGGTCTGGTGTACGGCCGCATTGCAGGACGACACGCCGCCGAAGGCCTCAAACGCCCGCGAACACACCTGCGTCCCAAACGAATTGAATTTCATATTGCGCATTCCGGCCGCAGTCATCTGGACACCGACGACGTCCGCAATTCGCTGCGGGCCCTGATGTGGCGCAATGTCGGCATCACCCGCCGGGAAACACCGCTGGTCGAAGCCCAGGAGATTATCCGCTTCTGGCAGCGTTATGTGATGGACAAGGTCTTTGATACGCCGTTCGGGTGGGAATGCCAGAATATGCTCACGCTGGCCCTGCTGATGGCCCGTGCCGCCGAAGAGCGAAAGGAATCCCGGGGCGTCCACTTCCGGCAGGACTACCCCTCGCCCGACAACGACCACTTCCTCAGACACATCGAACTGTCCCGCTGA